From one Bacteroides fragilis NCTC 9343 genomic stretch:
- a CDS encoding FimB/Mfa2 family fimbrial subunit, with protein sequence MIFVGKKNSTSFFLLISLILGLALYTALFSSCVYEDLSKCSRMFMLQPRYLLHTGEGDRFGEAVHHIDVYAFDSLGIYRKMFRDKGAHLKNGYRMPIDLPEGKWTFLCLGGKVGDYEIGIFKTGIPQQFSPAVSPGITTLSDFRVKAYFEQKENLEYSLGELFFGRLDSVEITADNGGTGVVDLMKNTNKIEVRVKGIADGSSARITSDNGRFNSENVTPADAGTIIYVPYYSASQADDTRVFQFDVLRLYTDGHLFLKLLNPDGTDVIPGFTKDLINAIMSSPAYHTQEDLDREDTYLIELVLSKDGVIISLRVNGWETVSTTPEV encoded by the coding sequence ATGATATTTGTCGGGAAGAAAAACAGCACTTCGTTTTTTCTACTTATTTCACTCATTTTAGGACTGGCTCTCTATACAGCCTTATTTAGCAGTTGTGTTTACGAGGACTTGAGTAAATGTTCACGGATGTTTATGTTACAGCCACGTTATCTTTTGCATACGGGTGAAGGCGATCGTTTTGGAGAAGCTGTCCACCATATAGATGTGTATGCGTTCGACTCCCTCGGCATTTATCGCAAAATGTTTCGGGACAAAGGAGCACATTTGAAGAATGGCTACCGGATGCCTATTGACCTTCCTGAGGGGAAATGGACCTTTTTATGCTTGGGAGGTAAGGTTGGTGATTACGAGATTGGCATTTTTAAGACAGGTATTCCTCAACAGTTTAGCCCGGCTGTCTCTCCGGGGATTACCACTCTTTCGGATTTTCGTGTAAAAGCGTATTTTGAGCAGAAAGAAAATTTGGAATACTCACTTGGTGAGTTGTTCTTTGGGCGCCTGGACTCCGTGGAGATCACAGCTGATAACGGTGGGACAGGTGTAGTAGACTTAATGAAAAACACGAATAAGATAGAAGTCCGTGTGAAGGGAATCGCTGATGGTTCATCAGCCCGTATCACCTCTGATAACGGACGCTTTAACTCAGAAAATGTTACGCCGGCCGATGCCGGTACGATTATATATGTTCCTTATTATAGCGCATCTCAAGCGGATGATACCCGTGTTTTCCAGTTTGATGTATTGCGCCTGTATACTGACGGGCATCTGTTCCTTAAATTGCTGAATCCCGATGGAACAGATGTTATTCCGGGATTTACAAAAGATTTGATCAATGCTATTATGTCCTCTCCCGCATACCATACTCAGGAGGATTTGGATAGAGAGGATACCTATCTGATTGAATTGGTGCTTTCTAAAGACGGAGTCATTATCTCTTTGCGGGTAAATGGCTGGGAAACTGTCAGTACTACTCCGGAGGTCTGA
- a CDS encoding glycerophosphodiester phosphodiesterase family protein has product MGACKSEPIRLPELSGHRGADCIAPENTLASADSCIKYKIDFMECDICISKDSVFYLLHDSTLDRTTNGTGLIREWLSADIDTLDAGSWFGEKFSGQCVPRLDVLLRKAKQNGLKLTLDYRTGDFGQLLDLVRREGMLENCTFTFWSDKEAKAFRQVAPEIRTLQAYVGGGAELDKVIAEINPNIAVIRIDSLDKLLVERCHKKGLKVLALALGTDDVEESDRKAIELGVDVLATDRPELFVKKYRPEHTWTK; this is encoded by the coding sequence ATGGGAGCATGTAAGAGTGAACCTATCCGCTTGCCGGAACTGAGCGGACACCGGGGAGCGGACTGTATTGCTCCGGAGAATACGCTGGCTTCGGCGGATTCATGTATAAAGTATAAGATTGACTTCATGGAATGTGATATTTGTATCAGTAAGGACAGCGTATTCTATTTATTGCATGATTCTACCTTGGATCGTACGACGAATGGAACCGGGCTGATTAGAGAGTGGCTTTCGGCAGACATCGATACATTGGATGCAGGTTCATGGTTTGGCGAAAAGTTCAGCGGACAGTGTGTTCCCCGGTTGGACGTTTTATTGCGGAAGGCTAAACAGAACGGTCTGAAGCTGACGCTCGATTATCGTACGGGAGACTTTGGACAGTTGCTGGATCTGGTTCGCAGGGAAGGAATGTTAGAGAATTGTACATTTACTTTCTGGTCGGACAAGGAGGCAAAAGCTTTTCGCCAAGTGGCTCCTGAAATTCGGACATTACAGGCGTATGTAGGAGGTGGTGCCGAACTTGATAAGGTTATAGCTGAAATAAATCCCAATATTGCGGTTATTCGGATCGATTCACTGGATAAGCTCCTGGTGGAACGGTGCCATAAGAAAGGATTGAAGGTGCTTGCATTGGCACTGGGTACTGACGATGTAGAAGAGTCTGACCGGAAAGCTATTGAACTCGGGGTGGATGTGCTGGCCACGGACAGACCGGAGCTGTTTGTAAAGAAATACAGACCAGAGCATACATGGACAAAATGA
- a CDS encoding 2-oxoacid:ferredoxin oxidoreductase subunit beta codes for MSETVYTAKDYKSGQPRWCPGCGDHAFLNSLHKAMAELGVAPHNIAVISGIGCSSRLPYYVNTYGFHTIHGRAAAVATGAKVANPDLTIWQISGDGDGLAIGGNHFIHAVRRNIDLNMILLNNRIYGLTKGQYSPTSDRGFVSKSSPYGTVEDPFHPAELCFGARGRFFARCVAVDGPASVEVLKAAANHKGASVVEVLQNCVIFNDGTHESVATKEGRSKNAIYLEHGKPMLFGENKEFGLMQEGFGLKVVKLGENGVTEKDILIHNAHSMDNTLQLKLALMEGPDFPIALGVIRDVEAPTYNDAVAEQIDEVKAKKKYHNFQELLMTNETWEVK; via the coding sequence ATGAGCGAAACAGTATATACAGCAAAAGATTATAAATCAGGTCAGCCTCGCTGGTGTCCGGGATGCGGTGACCATGCTTTCCTGAACTCCTTGCACAAGGCTATGGCCGAACTGGGAGTAGCTCCGCACAACATTGCCGTGATCTCCGGTATCGGCTGTTCTTCCCGCCTACCTTATTATGTCAACACATACGGCTTCCACACCATCCACGGGCGTGCCGCCGCTGTTGCGACAGGTGCCAAGGTAGCTAATCCGGATTTAACCATCTGGCAAATCTCCGGTGACGGTGATGGTCTGGCCATTGGCGGTAATCATTTCATCCATGCGGTACGCCGTAACATCGACTTGAATATGATCTTATTGAACAACCGCATCTACGGGTTGACCAAAGGTCAGTATTCCCCGACTTCCGACCGCGGATTCGTCAGCAAATCATCTCCTTACGGCACTGTAGAAGATCCATTCCACCCGGCAGAACTCTGTTTCGGCGCGCGTGGCCGTTTCTTCGCACGTTGTGTTGCGGTAGACGGACCGGCTTCTGTCGAAGTATTGAAAGCTGCAGCCAACCATAAAGGAGCATCGGTTGTGGAAGTTCTGCAAAACTGCGTCATCTTTAATGACGGCACACACGAATCGGTCGCAACGAAAGAAGGACGTTCTAAAAACGCAATCTATCTGGAACACGGCAAACCGATGTTATTCGGCGAAAACAAAGAGTTCGGCCTGATGCAGGAAGGTTTCGGTTTAAAAGTGGTAAAATTAGGTGAGAACGGCGTGACAGAAAAAGACATTCTTATCCACAATGCTCACAGCATGGATAATACGTTGCAACTGAAACTGGCATTAATGGAAGGACCGGATTTCCCAATCGCACTCGGTGTGATCCGTGATGTGGAAGCTCCTACCTATAACGATGCAGTCGCCGAGCAGATTGATGAAGTGAAAGCCAAAAAGAAGTATCATAACTTCCAGGAATTGCTGATGACCAATGAAACATGGGAAGTAAAATAA
- the upp gene encoding uracil phosphoribosyltransferase translates to MKIINLSETDSILNQYVSEIRNVEVQNDRLRFRRNIERIGEVMAYEMSKTFAYSVKEIQTPLGIAPVRTPDNPLVISTILRAGLPFHQGFLSYFDYAENAFVSAYRKYKDTLKFDIHIEYIASPRIDGKTLIITDPMLATGGSMELSYQAMLTKGHPSEIHVASIIASQRAVDHIASILPEDKTTIWCAAIDPEINEHSYIVPGLGDAGDLAFGEKE, encoded by the coding sequence ATGAAGATTATTAATTTAAGTGAGACAGACTCAATATTGAATCAGTATGTATCAGAGATAAGGAACGTTGAGGTTCAGAACGACCGTTTGCGTTTTCGTCGCAACATTGAACGTATCGGCGAGGTAATGGCTTATGAAATGAGCAAGACGTTTGCTTATTCGGTGAAGGAGATACAAACTCCATTGGGGATAGCACCTGTCAGAACACCGGACAATCCATTGGTTATTAGTACGATTCTTCGTGCCGGGTTACCTTTCCACCAAGGATTCCTGAGCTATTTCGATTATGCCGAGAACGCTTTTGTTTCTGCTTATCGTAAGTACAAGGATACGTTGAAATTCGACATACATATTGAATACATCGCTTCACCGCGTATCGACGGGAAAACTCTTATCATTACAGATCCGATGCTTGCCACCGGCGGAAGTATGGAACTGAGTTATCAGGCCATGTTGACGAAGGGACATCCGTCTGAAATTCATGTTGCTTCGATTATTGCCAGCCAAAGGGCTGTCGATCATATAGCCAGTATTCTGCCGGAGGATAAAACTACAATCTGGTGTGCAGCTATCGATCCTGAGATAAATGAACACTCTTATATTGTTCCCGGATTGGGTGATGCGGGTGATCTTGCTTTTGGCGAGAAAGAATAA
- a CDS encoding helix-turn-helix domain-containing protein, producing the protein MKLHYKKEHISCTNYKSESYEGFGIGTLTSGSNFNSQTLSVKTNFLIFILEGEVEIIPKEGKIKRVIAQEFFFISALSTYEIQVRVPGRYIYMSFLYNDIKLCEKHMLESYLKEVREASEEVGILSVRHPLNLFLELIDAYLRAGVNCKHLHSIKEKELFIILRTSYSKQEIVNLFHEIIGTNMSFKAAVLLHVDRVNNREELAQAMGMSITDLARKFKVEFGESVYSWLLKQKNKKIIYRLAQPGASVKEIVYEFGFSSAASFNKYCKKNFGNSPRELVRQLKDKHIDNQNLKI; encoded by the coding sequence ATGAAACTACATTACAAAAAAGAGCACATCTCATGCACCAATTATAAAAGTGAATCGTATGAGGGATTCGGGATTGGAACGCTTACAAGCGGCAGTAACTTCAATAGTCAGACCTTATCTGTTAAAACTAATTTCCTGATCTTCATTCTTGAAGGTGAAGTGGAGATTATTCCCAAAGAAGGCAAAATAAAAAGGGTAATAGCCCAGGAATTCTTTTTCATCTCGGCATTATCCACTTACGAGATACAGGTACGAGTCCCCGGACGCTACATTTATATGAGCTTCCTATACAATGACATTAAACTATGTGAGAAACACATGTTAGAGAGCTATCTAAAAGAAGTGAGAGAAGCATCTGAAGAGGTCGGAATACTATCGGTACGCCACCCGCTGAACTTATTTCTGGAATTAATAGATGCCTACCTGAGAGCCGGAGTCAACTGTAAGCATTTGCACTCCATTAAGGAGAAAGAACTCTTTATTATTTTGAGAACAAGCTATAGCAAACAGGAAATAGTAAATTTATTTCATGAAATCATAGGAACGAATATGAGCTTCAAAGCTGCTGTTTTACTGCATGTTGATCGCGTGAACAATCGTGAGGAATTAGCACAGGCAATGGGAATGAGTATTACCGATCTTGCCAGAAAGTTCAAGGTAGAATTTGGCGAATCAGTATATTCATGGTTGCTGAAACAAAAAAACAAGAAAATTATTTATCGGTTGGCGCAACCCGGAGCCAGTGTAAAAGAGATTGTGTATGAATTCGGCTTCTCTTCAGCGGCCAGTTTCAATAAATACTGCAAAAAGAATTTCGGTAATTCCCCAAGAGAGTTGGTCAGGCAGCTCAAAGACAAGCATATTGATAATCAGAATCTTAAAATATAA
- the pckA gene encoding phosphoenolpyruvate carboxykinase (ATP): protein MANLDLSKYGITGVTEILHNPSYDVLFAEETKPGLEGFEKGQVTELGAVNVMTGVYTGRSPKDKFFVKNEASENSVWWTSEEYKNDNKPCSEEAWADLKAKAVKELSNKRLFVVDTFCGANEGTRMKVRFIMEVAWQAHFVTNMFIRPTAEELANYGEPDFVCFNASKAKVDNYKELGLNSETATVFNLKTKEQVILNTWYGGEMKKGMFSIMNYMNPLRGIASMHCSANTDMEGTSSAIFFGLSGTGKTTLSTDPKRKLIGDDEHGWDNEGVFNYEGGCYAKVINLDKESEPDIFNAIKRDALLENVTVAADGKINFADKSVTENTRVSYPIYHIENIVKPVSKGPHAKQVIFLSADAFGVLPPVSILNPEQAQYYFLSGFTAKLAGTERGITEPTPTFSACFGAAFLSLHPTKYAEELVKKMEMTGAKAYLVNTGWNGSGKRISIKDTRGIIDAILDGSIDKAPTKVIPFFDFVVPTELPGVDPKILDPRDTYADPAQWNEKAKDLAGRFIKNFAKFTGNEAGKKLVAAGPKL, encoded by the coding sequence ATGGCAAATTTAGATTTAAGCAAGTACGGTATTACAGGTGTAACTGAAATCCTGCACAACCCGTCTTACGATGTTTTGTTCGCTGAAGAAACAAAACCAGGTCTGGAAGGCTTTGAAAAAGGTCAAGTAACAGAATTGGGTGCTGTAAACGTAATGACTGGCGTTTACACAGGCCGTTCTCCTAAAGATAAATTCTTCGTTAAGAATGAAGCTTCTGAAAATTCAGTATGGTGGACTTCTGAAGAATACAAGAACGACAACAAACCTTGTTCAGAAGAAGCTTGGGCTGACCTGAAAGCTAAAGCCGTTAAAGAACTTTCTAACAAACGCCTGTTCGTTGTTGATACTTTCTGTGGTGCTAACGAAGGTACTCGCATGAAAGTACGTTTCATCATGGAAGTAGCTTGGCAGGCACACTTCGTAACTAACATGTTCATCCGCCCGACAGCTGAAGAACTTGCTAACTACGGAGAACCTGATTTCGTATGCTTCAACGCTTCTAAAGCAAAAGTTGATAACTACAAAGAACTGGGTCTGAACTCAGAAACTGCTACAGTTTTCAACCTGAAGACTAAAGAACAAGTTATCCTGAATACTTGGTACGGTGGTGAAATGAAGAAAGGTATGTTCTCAATCATGAACTACATGAACCCGCTTCGTGGTATCGCTTCTATGCACTGCTCTGCTAACACAGATATGGAAGGAACTAGCTCTGCTATCTTCTTCGGTTTGTCTGGTACAGGTAAGACTACTTTGTCTACTGACCCGAAACGTAAATTGATCGGTGACGACGAACACGGATGGGACAACGAAGGTGTATTCAACTACGAAGGTGGTTGCTACGCTAAGGTTATCAACCTGGATAAAGAAAGCGAACCGGATATCTTCAACGCTATCAAACGTGACGCTCTGTTGGAGAACGTAACAGTAGCTGCTGATGGCAAAATCAATTTCGCTGACAAATCAGTAACAGAAAACACTCGTGTTTCTTATCCTATCTACCACATCGAAAACATCGTTAAACCGGTGTCTAAAGGTCCTCACGCTAAACAAGTTATCTTCTTGTCAGCTGATGCCTTCGGTGTATTGCCTCCGGTATCTATCTTGAACCCGGAACAAGCTCAGTACTACTTCCTGTCTGGATTTACAGCTAAATTGGCTGGTACAGAACGTGGTATCACTGAACCGACTCCGACATTCTCTGCTTGCTTCGGTGCTGCATTCTTATCATTGCACCCAACTAAATATGCAGAAGAATTGGTTAAGAAGATGGAAATGACCGGTGCTAAAGCATACTTGGTTAACACTGGATGGAACGGAAGCGGTAAACGTATTTCTATCAAAGATACTCGTGGTATCATCGACGCTATCCTTGACGGTTCTATCGACAAAGCTCCTACTAAGGTTATTCCTTTCTTCGACTTTGTTGTTCCTACAGAACTTCCGGGTGTTGATCCGAAGATCCTTGATCCTCGTGATACTTACGCTGATCCTGCACAGTGGAATGAAAAAGCAAAAGACCTTGCCGGTCGCTTTATCAAGAACTTCGCTAAGTTCACTGGAAACGAAGCTGGTAAGAAGTTGGTTGCTGCTGGTCCGAAACTCTAA
- a CDS encoding site-specific integrase, whose amino-acid sequence MEKKIGKLSIRVLLNTHRRNDCEIYPLIIRVVYHRRKSEYSLGWKIHTSNFSADRERVVYSSTGNLKRKDLGLINDAISQERERLLKIFAFLQQNMPGFSLSQLMDKYRMERNLRYVDAFIVREIERLRQEGRSGTAGLYLSGLYSLRRFLRGQKITFRELTYCFLTDYIHFLRMRGISENTVNMYIRNLRAVYNKAQKQGINMGCESPFRELKLQTQETAKRALCKHDIARIVSVDLSSEPLLDRARDLFMFSFYARGMPFVDIVFLKHDSIINGIIYYERNKTGQRMQVRVIPPLAALIEKYRSSYPYVLPYITSFSDRTSYMQYRYALGNVNRLLKRLGRRLHLPLVLTTYVARHSWATIAKEEGFSIASISEGLGHTSEATTQIYLQSFNSEVIDKINEQVVASIGRHI is encoded by the coding sequence TTGGAGAAGAAAATTGGAAAGTTAAGTATCAGGGTGTTGTTGAATACCCATCGTAGAAATGATTGTGAGATTTATCCTCTGATTATCCGTGTGGTTTATCACAGGCGTAAAAGTGAGTATTCTCTTGGGTGGAAGATTCATACTTCTAATTTCTCTGCAGATCGTGAGCGTGTTGTCTATTCATCAACCGGTAATCTTAAGCGCAAGGATCTGGGACTTATCAATGATGCCATTTCTCAGGAGCGTGAACGATTGCTGAAGATTTTTGCTTTTCTTCAACAGAATATGCCGGGGTTCAGCTTATCTCAGTTGATGGATAAGTATCGTATGGAGCGCAATTTGCGTTATGTCGATGCTTTTATTGTGCGTGAGATAGAGAGGCTTCGGCAGGAGGGGCGTTCTGGTACTGCCGGCCTGTACCTTAGCGGATTGTACTCTTTACGACGTTTTTTGCGTGGTCAGAAGATTACGTTTCGCGAGTTGACTTATTGTTTTCTTACGGATTATATTCATTTTCTACGTATGCGCGGTATCTCTGAAAATACTGTGAATATGTATATTCGCAATCTCCGCGCTGTCTATAACAAAGCCCAAAAGCAGGGGATAAATATGGGTTGTGAGTCTCCCTTCCGGGAGCTTAAGCTTCAAACTCAGGAGACTGCGAAGCGTGCGTTGTGTAAGCATGATATTGCCCGTATAGTATCTGTTGATCTTTCCTCCGAACCTTTATTGGATCGTGCCCGGGATCTTTTTATGTTTAGTTTCTATGCCCGTGGTATGCCTTTTGTCGATATTGTCTTTCTTAAACATGACTCGATAATCAATGGAATCATTTATTATGAGCGTAATAAAACGGGGCAACGCATGCAAGTCCGTGTGATTCCTCCTCTCGCAGCTCTGATTGAGAAGTATCGGAGTTCTTATCCGTATGTATTGCCGTATATAACGTCTTTTTCGGACCGTACGTCTTATATGCAGTATCGTTATGCATTGGGTAATGTTAACCGCCTACTCAAACGGTTGGGCAGGCGATTGCACCTGCCTCTTGTACTGACTACCTATGTTGCCCGCCATAGCTGGGCGACTATTGCCAAAGAGGAGGGATTTTCTATCGCATCTATCAGCGAAGGGCTTGGGCATACTTCTGAGGCAACGACCCAGATTTATCTTCAGTCTTTTAATAGTGAGGTCATTGATAAGATTAACGAGCAGGTCGTAGCCTCCATAGGAAGGCATATCTGA
- a CDS encoding 2-oxoacid:acceptor oxidoreductase subunit alpha, whose product MADEMMVKELEEVVVRFSGDSGDGMQLAGNIFSNVSATVGNDICTFPDYPADIRAPQGSLTGVSGFQVHVGASKIFTPGDHCHVLVAMNPAALKTQIKFCKPQGLVITDSDSFGEKDLEKAQFKTGNPFEEMGITQQVLEVPISSMCKESLKNSGLDNKAMLRCKNMFALGLVCWLFNRNLSAAEKMLNEKFAKKPEIAAANIKVLNDGYNYGANTHASTSTYKIESKTPKAAGLYTDINGNKATSYGLIAAAEKAGLELYLGSYPITPATDILHELAKHKSLGVKTVQCEDEIAGCASAVGAAFAGDLAVTTTSGPGVCLKSEAMNLAVIAELPLVVVNVQRGGPSTGMPTKSEQTDLLQALYGRNGESPMPVIAATSPTNCFDAAYMAAKIALEHMTPVVLLTDAFIANGSAAWKLPNMDEYPAINPPYVTPDMIGTWTPFQRNEKTGVRYWAVPGTEGFMHRIGGLEKSSETGVISTEPENHQKMTLLRQAKVDKIADSIPEQEVQGDADADLLVVGWGGTYGHLYSAVEHMRKNGKKVALAHFQYINPLPKNTAEILKKYKKIVVAEQNLGQFAGYLRMKVPGLNISQFNQVKGQPFVTRELVEAFTKLLEE is encoded by the coding sequence ATGGCAGACGAAATGATGGTTAAAGAATTGGAAGAAGTGGTTGTCCGCTTCTCCGGCGATTCCGGCGACGGTATGCAGTTGGCCGGCAACATCTTCTCGAACGTGTCGGCTACGGTTGGAAATGACATCTGTACATTTCCCGATTATCCGGCAGATATCCGTGCTCCGCAAGGGTCACTGACGGGCGTATCAGGTTTTCAGGTACACGTCGGTGCAAGTAAGATATTCACTCCGGGTGATCATTGCCACGTATTGGTAGCTATGAATCCCGCCGCACTGAAAACACAAATTAAATTCTGCAAACCGCAGGGGCTGGTCATCACAGATTCCGACTCTTTCGGAGAAAAAGACTTGGAAAAAGCACAGTTCAAGACAGGCAATCCTTTCGAAGAAATGGGAATCACACAGCAAGTGCTTGAAGTCCCCATCTCGTCGATGTGTAAAGAAAGCCTCAAAAATTCAGGGCTGGACAACAAAGCCATGTTGCGTTGCAAAAACATGTTCGCTCTCGGTTTAGTATGCTGGTTATTCAACCGCAACCTGTCTGCTGCCGAAAAAATGCTGAACGAGAAATTCGCAAAAAAACCGGAAATTGCCGCTGCCAACATCAAAGTGCTAAATGACGGCTACAACTATGGAGCCAACACACATGCCTCTACTTCCACTTACAAGATTGAAAGTAAAACGCCGAAAGCCGCAGGACTCTATACCGATATTAATGGTAACAAAGCCACTTCATACGGTTTGATCGCCGCTGCCGAAAAAGCGGGATTGGAACTTTATCTGGGATCTTACCCCATCACTCCGGCTACCGATATCCTGCACGAGCTCGCCAAACATAAATCGCTGGGCGTGAAAACCGTTCAATGTGAAGATGAAATCGCCGGATGCGCTTCGGCTGTAGGTGCAGCATTTGCAGGCGATCTGGCTGTAACGACTACTTCAGGACCGGGTGTCTGCCTGAAAAGTGAAGCCATGAACCTGGCTGTCATTGCCGAATTACCACTGGTTGTGGTCAACGTACAGCGTGGAGGCCCTTCTACCGGTATGCCGACCAAGTCGGAACAAACAGACCTGTTGCAAGCCCTTTATGGACGTAACGGTGAAAGTCCGATGCCTGTCATTGCAGCTACTTCACCCACCAACTGTTTTGATGCTGCTTATATGGCTGCTAAAATAGCTCTTGAACACATGACTCCGGTAGTACTGCTGACCGATGCCTTTATCGCAAACGGTTCTGCCGCATGGAAACTACCCAACATGGATGAGTACCCGGCTATAAATCCGCCGTATGTAACACCGGATATGATTGGCACATGGACCCCGTTCCAACGTAACGAAAAGACCGGCGTACGCTATTGGGCCGTTCCCGGGACCGAAGGATTCATGCATCGCATCGGTGGGCTCGAGAAGAGCAGTGAAACAGGCGTTATTTCCACAGAACCGGAAAATCACCAGAAAATGACACTTCTGCGTCAGGCCAAAGTCGACAAGATAGCTGACAGTATTCCTGAACAGGAAGTACAAGGCGATGCTGATGCCGACCTGCTGGTAGTAGGCTGGGGTGGTACTTACGGCCATCTTTATTCGGCTGTAGAGCATATGCGCAAAAATGGAAAGAAAGTGGCACTCGCTCACTTCCAGTACATCAACCCGCTGCCTAAGAACACAGCCGAAATACTGAAAAAGTATAAAAAGATTGTAGTAGCCGAACAGAACTTGGGACAATTCGCAGGATATCTGCGCATGAAAGTACCCGGACTGAATATCAGCCAGTTCAACCAGGTAAAAGGCCAGCCGTTCGTTACGAGAGAACTTGTAGAAGCATTCACTAAATTATTGGAGGAATAA
- a CDS encoding DUF3575 domain-containing protein: MAFKRSVFLFLLVVSSTFLGVEIARGQVYSLQTNVLGWGTTNMNLEFGLKFSHRWTFHFPLQYNPFSFGDARLRNLSASPGVRYWIRESYGRSYFLGIHGVSTMYNVGGVFGDKYRYEGYGFGGGLSLGYNRPLSPHWNLEFEAGLGVLWTHYDKYVCKACGQKVATFKGARLIPTKLAVNIVYLF, from the coding sequence ATGGCGTTTAAGCGATCTGTGTTTCTCTTTCTGTTGGTTGTTTCTTCTACGTTTTTAGGGGTCGAAATAGCTCGTGGGCAGGTTTATTCTTTGCAAACTAATGTTTTGGGTTGGGGTACTACCAATATGAATCTTGAGTTCGGGCTGAAGTTTTCCCATCGTTGGACCTTCCACTTTCCTCTTCAATATAATCCCTTCTCTTTTGGAGATGCGAGGCTTCGCAATTTGTCTGCTTCTCCCGGAGTGCGTTATTGGATCCGTGAATCTTATGGGCGTTCTTATTTTCTTGGAATTCACGGAGTGAGCACCATGTATAATGTCGGTGGAGTTTTTGGCGATAAATATCGTTACGAAGGCTACGGTTTTGGAGGCGGACTTTCTTTGGGGTACAATCGTCCTCTTTCTCCTCATTGGAATTTAGAGTTTGAGGCAGGTCTTGGGGTCTTGTGGACCCATTATGATAAATATGTTTGTAAGGCATGCGGGCAGAAAGTGGCTACTTTTAAGGGAGCACGTCTGATTCCGACCAAGTTGGCAGTGAATATAGTCTATTTATTCTAA